In a genomic window of Ipomoea triloba cultivar NCNSP0323 chromosome 3, ASM357664v1:
- the LOC116012815 gene encoding alpha-L-fucosidase 1-like, whose amino-acid sequence MAKTKTWCTIIILFTLLLLTQISLSNSSLTPPPLPILPLPTFSQLKWQQREVIMFLHFGVNTFTDREWGTGDENPAIFNPTSLNANQWVDTAVQAGISLMILTAKHHDGFCLWPSKYTDHSVIGSPWKNGKGDVVRELVNAANSRGVNIGLYLSPWDRHDHRYGRTKEYNEYYLAQLQELLKNYGSVREIWFDGAKGANAPNMTYYFNNWFEMVNELQGTINIFSDAGPGVRWVGNEKGFAGTTCWSSINRTSLSIGNGSLVNYLNTGDSKGTDWLPPECDVSIREGWFWHKSQAPKTLTELLEIYYNSVGRNCLLLLNVPPNTKGLISDSDVTRLKEFRSALETIFSTNLAQKCSIKVSSQRGGEGGGFGPENMIDGDHLWTYWAPLDEYTGHHWIKLTAFKQKLKFNVVRIQEAIGLGQRIKRHEVYVDGVKVANGTTVGYKKLHRLEKGVVEGYSVKIKIIGSRASPLISSIGLHFDPFWHP is encoded by the exons ATGGCAAAGACCAAAACTTGGTGTACAATCATCATTCTCTTCACACTACTATTACTAACACAAATTTCCCTATCAAATTCTTCATTAACGCCGCCCCCATTGCCCATCCTTCCCCTCCCAACTTTTTCTCAACTGAAATGGCAACAGAGGGAAGTCATCATGTTCCTTCACTTCGGCGTCAACACTTTCACAGACCGGGAATGGGGCACCGGCGACGAGAATCCCGCCATCTTCAACCCAACCTCTTTAAACGCTAACCAATGGGTGGACACGGCGGTCCAGGCCggaatttctctcatgatactCACCGCTAAACATCACGACGGGTTTTGCCTCTGGCCGTCCAAATACACCGATCATTCCGTCATCGGAAGCCCGTGGAAGAACGGCAAGGGTGACGTCGTTCGGGAGCTTGTTAACGCCGCTAATTCTCGCGGTGTCAATATCGGCTTGTACCTTTCCCCTTGGGATCGCCATGATCATAGATATGGGCGGACAAAGGAGTACAATGAATATTACTTGGCTCAATTACAAGAACTTCTCAAAAA TTATGGGAGTGTTAGAGAAATATGGTTTGATGGAGCAAAGGGCGCAAATGCACCAAACATGACTTACTACTTCAACAATTGGTTTGAAATGGTGAATGAGTTGCAGGGGACAATCAACATATTTTCCGACGCCGGTCCGGGCGTGAGATGGGTCGGAAATGAGAAAGGGTTCGCCGGAACCACTTGCTGGTCCAGTATCAATCGGACATCACTTTCAATTGGCAATGGCAGCTTAGTTAA TTATCTTAACACCGGAGACTCGAAAGGGACGGATTGGCTACCGCCGGAATGTGACGTCTCAATCCGAGAAGGATGGTTTTGGCATAAATCACAAGCACCAAAGACGCTTACAGAGCTACTCGAAATTTACTACAATTCAGTAGGACGGAATTGCCTGTTACTGCTAAACGTACCGCCTAATACAAAAGGATTGATATCAGATAGTGACGTGACAAGATTAAAGGAATTTAGAAGTGCCCTTGAGACAATATTCTCAACAAATTTGGCTCAAAAATGTTCAATAAAAGTAAGTAGCCAAAGGGGAGGTGAAGGTGGTGGGTTTGGACCTGAAAACATGATAGACGGTGATCATTTATGGACGTATTGGGCACCGTTGGATGAATACACGGGACACCATTGGATCAAACTGACGGCGTTCAAACAAAAACTGAAATTCAACGTGGTTCGTATTCAAGAAGCAATCGGATTAGGACAGAGAATAAAACGACACGAAGTTTACGTTGACGGAGTTAAGGTTGCAAACGGCACCACCGTGGGGTACAAAAAGCTTCATAGGCTTGAAAAGGGTGTCGTGGAAGGGTACAGTGTGAAGATCAAAATAATTGGGTCACGGGCATCACCTTTAATCTCGTCAATAGGTCTCCATTTTGATCCCTTTTGGCACCCATAG